From a single Nicotiana tabacum cultivar K326 chromosome 8, ASM71507v2, whole genome shotgun sequence genomic region:
- the LOC142163019 gene encoding uncharacterized protein LOC142163019, with translation MATTLNKTLPDLSKLEPLDGKNYKLDYILFNDPPADIITDNSNSINIIVVDDATKKKCEKDNKTVRGHLLTHMTNPLFDLFINYKSAKVIWDSLEKKYGADDAGKKKYIVEKWIKFQMVDTKPIMEQVHEYENLTADVLNEGMEMCEILQANVLLEKFPPSWSDYRNQLKHKKKNLILQEMISHMRTEEANRLKYKET, from the exons ATGGCCACCACTTTGAACAAAACACTTCCTGATCTATCAAAGCTTGAGCCTTTAGATGGAAAAAATTATAAGC TTGATTATATTTTGTTTAACGATCCTCCTGCTGATATTATTACTGATAATTCTAATTCTAtcaatattattgttgttgatgatgctaCTAAGAAGAAATGTGAAAAGGATAATAAAACAGTGAGAGGGCATCTGCTTACTCATATGACTAACCCTCTCTTTGAtttgtttataaattataaatctGCTAAAGTCATATGGGACAGTTTGGAGAAGAAATATGGTGCTGATGACGCGGGAAAAAAGAAGTATATCGTTGAAAAGTGGATCAAGTTTCAGATGGTTGATACTAAGCCAATCATGGAACAGGTTCACGAGTATGAGAACTTGACTGCTGATGTTTTGAATGAGGGCATGGAGATGTGTGAGATTCTTCAGGCTAATGTTCTGCTTGAAAAGTTTCCACCTTCCTGGAGTGATTACAGGAATCAACTGAAGCACAAGAAGAAAAACTTAATTCTTCAAGAAATGATCAGTCATATGAGGACTGAGGAAGCAAACCGTCTCAAATATAAGGAGACATAA
- the LOC107828187 gene encoding uncharacterized protein LOC107828187, with protein sequence MLEATKDIDAKIDDKVKLSIKAYLESLGITIGSNRKLCGDEQVSDNSMDDHQQSLSPVSLFHTKMSNQSNISSQVNIIKKTGVSEVGTKKKKRIQVLDSSSSTGASLQSSETPR encoded by the exons ATGTTAGAAGCCACAAAGGATATAGATGCAAAAATAGACGATAAAGTAAAGCTGAGTATAAAGGCATATCTAGAATCTTTGGGTATTACTATTGGCTCAAATAGAAAATTATGTGGTGATGAGCAG GTTTCTGATAACTCAATGGACGATCACCAACAATCACTATCACCTGTTTCACTCTTTCACACAAAGATG AGTAACCAATCTAATATTTCTTCTCAAGTTAACATAATCAAGAAGACTGGAGTTAGTGAAGTTGGCACAAAGAAAAAGAAGCGG atccaggtcttggataGCAGTAGTAGcacgggagccagccttcagtccagtgagacaccgaggtag